AGCAAAAAGTTCAGAAAGTATGATTAGCAAAGTAATTAGTAAACCAATACGTAAAATAAAAGAGTATCTTGAAAGCGACGAATAAATAGGAGGAGGCACAATATGCAAAAAGCAGTTGAAACCAGTAAGGAAATAGTAGTCAGTAGCGTTGAAAAATATTATGACGTTCTAGTCATCTATATGCATAAAACGATAGAAGCGATATGTATACTTTTTATAGGGTGGATAGGAGCGTTACTGATTAGAAAAATTGTGACAAAACTTTTTAAGGCATTTGGAATAGATGTTATCGCTGAGAATACAGGCCTAAAGAGTTTCATGGTGCGTAACGGGATCAATAAAAATATTTCTGCATTGATTGGGGTAGCGTTTTACTGGCTTATTATACTTGTTGCACTAGTTATGGTGTTTAACACTTATGAAATGCAGGCTGCATCAAATGTTTTGTGGTTAGTTGCTGTATATATTCCACGTATCATTATTGCAGTTGTCATAATTGCTATTGGTTTGCGTTTAGGGCAGATATTAGGTGTCATTGTTGATACTCGGGCACGTAACGCAAATATTGCCTTTGCATCAGTTCTTGGGAAAATCGCTAATGTTTCGATCATAGGCCTTGCTATAATGATAGCTCTTGAGTACTTAAGTATTGCTCCCATATTTATCAGTCAGTTATTTGTCTTTATATTCTGTATTGTGCCACTTATAGCAGCAATTGTAATTGCCGTTGCAGGTAAGGATGTACTCTCAAATGTATTTGCTGGGAAAATGATCAAAAAGACATATGCAGTCGGTGAAGAAATTAATGCAGATTCAGTTAGCGGAACAATTGTTTCAATTGATATAATGACAACAAAATTGGAAAATGGTAATCAGGAAATCATAGTACCCAATACAGAATTAGCA
The sequence above is a segment of the Candidatus Ancaeobacter aquaticus genome. Coding sequences within it:
- a CDS encoding mechanosensitive ion channel, yielding MQKAVETSKEIVVSSVEKYYDVLVIYMHKTIEAICILFIGWIGALLIRKIVTKLFKAFGIDVIAENTGLKSFMVRNGINKNISALIGVAFYWLIILVALVMVFNTYEMQAASNVLWLVAVYIPRIIIAVVIIAIGLRLGQILGVIVDTRARNANIAFASVLGKIANVSIIGLAIMIALEYLSIAPIFISQLFVFIFCIVPLIAAIVIAVAGKDVLSNVFAGKMIKKTYAVGEEINADSVSGTIVSIDIMTTKLENGNQEIIVPNTELAKKVIKRNKS